From the Brassica napus cultivar Da-Ae unplaced genomic scaffold, Da-Ae ScsIHWf_3088;HRSCAF=3902, whole genome shotgun sequence genome, one window contains:
- the LOC125603089 gene encoding organelle RRM domain-containing protein 1, chloroplastic-like isoform X1 gives MEAFIASASFFLPFSNSPSLTLNNPSSSFSPNIKFGTFRKNYISFSSHLVYSSSAVSAPSSSTTLSQNTYWMVVLDKPPQGVSSKSDIVDYYVEILAKVLGNSEKDAQMSIYDASFDTHFGFCCHIDEEASRQLARLPGVLSVRPEAGYSSGNKNYGIGNQTGVSLFDHGTVKHWMVRIDKPGVGIVTKAQMVDHCVQLLSKVLWNEKDAQMCLYHVSWKSKFGFCCDLDETCAEELAGVPGVLAVVPDNKFESLNKDYEGDNSTQEDSRESSESPPVKTKKLFITGLSFYTSEKTLRAAFEGFGELVEVKIIMDKISKRSKGYAFIEYTTEEAASVALKEMNGKIINGWMIVVDVAKTKPFRHKRRETSSEL, from the exons ATGGAAGCTTTTATTGCTTCCGCTTCCTTCTTCCTCCCCTTCTCCAACTCTCCTTCACTCACTCTCAATAACCCTTCGTCTTCTTTTTCTCCCAACATAAAGTTTGGAACTTTTCGTAAGAATTATATCTCTTTCTCATCACATCTTGTATACTCCTCCTCTGCAGTATCCGCACCGTCTTCTTCTACTACTCTCTCCCAAAACACCTATTGGATGGTGGTATTGGATAAACCTCCACAAGGGGTTTCTTCAAAATCCGATATTGTAGATTACTATGTCGAGATTCTTGCGAAAGTGCTGGGCAA CAGCGAAAAGGATGCGCAGATGAGTATATATGATGCTTCCTTTGATACCCATTTCGGGTTTTGTTGTCATATCGACGAAGAGGCTTCACGCCAGCTCGCTC GCTTGCCTGGAGTACTATCTGTTAGACCTGAAGCTGGTTACAGTTCAGGGAATAAGAATTATGGCATTGGGAACCAGACTGGTGTTTCCTTGTTTGATCACGGGACAGTGAAACATTGGATGGTCCGGATAGACAAGCCAGGAGTTGGGATTGTTACTAAAGCACAGATGGTTGATCATTGTGTTCAACTACTATCCAAGGTTTTGTGGAA TGAAAAAGATGCACAGATGTGTCTTTATCATGTTTCTTGGAAGTCCAAATTCGGTTTTTGTTGTGATCTCGATGAAACATGCGCCGAGGAGTTAGCTG GTGTACCTGGTGTTCTTGCTGTTGTTCCGGATAACAAGTTCGAGTCACTAAACAAAGACTATGAAG gCGATAATAGTACACAAGAAGATTCAAGAGAAAGTTCAGAGTCTCCTCCTGttaagacgaagaagctgtttaTAACTG GACTGTCTTTCTACACATCTGAGAAGACATTGCGTGCAGCATTTGAAGGATTTGGTGAACTAGTGGAAG TCAAAATCATTATGGATAAGATATCAAAGAGATCAAAAGGTTACGCCTTTATAGAGTACACAACAGAGGAAGCTGCCAGCGTTGCACTAAAAGAGATGAATGGGAAG ATTATTAACGGGTGGATGATAGTAGTAGATGTAGCCAAGACCAAACCTTTCAGACACAAGAGAAGAGAGACGAGTTCTGAGTTGTAG
- the LOC106451878 gene encoding nifU-like protein 4, mitochondrial isoform X2, which produces MKGIARIVNSLSRLGGREIISRGSSKLASSSSSLHRSLFISAATQFPTNSRDLTSSSRSSSLLPQKWAFLGGGQRRTMFIQTQSTPNPSSLMFYPGKPVMEVGSADFPNVRSALGSPLAKSIYSIDGVVRVFFGSDFVTVTKSDDVSWDILKPEIFAAVMDFYSSGQPLFLDSQAAAAKDTAINDDDSETVAMIKELLETRIRPAVQDDGGDIEYCGFDPESGIVKLRMQGACSGCPSSSVTLKSGIENMLMHYVPEVKGVEQEFDGEEEEATLSGEVRE; this is translated from the exons ATGAAAGGGATTGCGAGGATTGTGAATTCTCTTTCGCGACTCGGTGGTCGTGAGATCATTTCTAGAGGAAGTAGTAAGCTTGCTTCGTCGTCTTCCTCTCTTCATCGCTCGCTCTTCATCTCGGCGGCAACGCAGTTTCCGACCAATTCACGTGATCTCACCTCCTCTTCGAGATCTTCTTCTTTACTTCCTCAGAAATGGGCTTTTCTCGGAG GGGGGCAGAGAAGGACGATGTTTATCCAAACACAATCCACTCCCAATCCTTCTTCTCTCATGTTTTATCCTGGCAAACCAGTCATGGAGGTTGGAAGTGCTGATTTCCCTAACGTTCGTTCAGCTCTAGGCTCACCATTAGCCAAGTCCATTTACTCCATTGACG GTGTGGTTCGAGTTTTCTTTGGGTCTGATTTCGTCACTGTGACAAAGTCTGATGATGTATCGTGGGATATCCTCAAGCCTGAGATCTTTGCAGCTGTCATGGATTTCTACTCCTCTGGCCAGCCTTTGTTTCTCGACTCACAAGCTGCTGCTGCCAAGGACACTGCCATCAACGAC GATGACTCTGAAACCGTGGCAATGATCAAGGAACTCTTAGAAACTCGCATCAGACCAGCAGTCCAAGATGATGGTGGGGACATTGAGTATTGTGGGTTTGATCC TGAAAGCGGAATAGTGAAGTTGAGGATGCAAGGAGCTTGTAGCGGTTGTCCAAGCTCATCTGTTACTTTGAAATCTGGAATAGAAAACATGCTGATGCATTATGTACCCGAG GTGAAAGGTGTAGAACAAGAGTTCGATGGGGAAGAAGAGGAGGCTACGTTGTCTGGAGAGGTGAGAGAGTAG
- the LOC106451878 gene encoding nifU-like protein 4, mitochondrial isoform X1, which yields MKGIARIVNSLSRLGGREIISRGSSKLASSSSSLHRSLFISAATQFPTNSRDLTSSSRSSSLLPQKWAFLGGGQRRTMFIQTQSTPNPSSLMFYPGKPVMEVGSADFPNVRSALGSPLAKSIYSIDGIFVICLLEKDSVLSMCFFLAGVVRVFFGSDFVTVTKSDDVSWDILKPEIFAAVMDFYSSGQPLFLDSQAAAAKDTAINDDDSETVAMIKELLETRIRPAVQDDGGDIEYCGFDPESGIVKLRMQGACSGCPSSSVTLKSGIENMLMHYVPEVKGVEQEFDGEEEEATLSGEVRE from the exons ATGAAAGGGATTGCGAGGATTGTGAATTCTCTTTCGCGACTCGGTGGTCGTGAGATCATTTCTAGAGGAAGTAGTAAGCTTGCTTCGTCGTCTTCCTCTCTTCATCGCTCGCTCTTCATCTCGGCGGCAACGCAGTTTCCGACCAATTCACGTGATCTCACCTCCTCTTCGAGATCTTCTTCTTTACTTCCTCAGAAATGGGCTTTTCTCGGAG GGGGGCAGAGAAGGACGATGTTTATCCAAACACAATCCACTCCCAATCCTTCTTCTCTCATGTTTTATCCTGGCAAACCAGTCATGGAGGTTGGAAGTGCTGATTTCCCTAACGTTCGTTCAGCTCTAGGCTCACCATTAGCCAAGTCCATTTACTCCATTGACGGTATTTTTGTTATCTGTTTGTTAGAAAAAGACTCTGTTCTTTCAATGTGCTTCTTTCTTGCAGGTGTGGTTCGAGTTTTCTTTGGGTCTGATTTCGTCACTGTGACAAAGTCTGATGATGTATCGTGGGATATCCTCAAGCCTGAGATCTTTGCAGCTGTCATGGATTTCTACTCCTCTGGCCAGCCTTTGTTTCTCGACTCACAAGCTGCTGCTGCCAAGGACACTGCCATCAACGAC GATGACTCTGAAACCGTGGCAATGATCAAGGAACTCTTAGAAACTCGCATCAGACCAGCAGTCCAAGATGATGGTGGGGACATTGAGTATTGTGGGTTTGATCC TGAAAGCGGAATAGTGAAGTTGAGGATGCAAGGAGCTTGTAGCGGTTGTCCAAGCTCATCTGTTACTTTGAAATCTGGAATAGAAAACATGCTGATGCATTATGTACCCGAG GTGAAAGGTGTAGAACAAGAGTTCGATGGGGAAGAAGAGGAGGCTACGTTGTCTGGAGAGGTGAGAGAGTAG
- the LOC125603089 gene encoding organelle RRM domain-containing protein 1, chloroplastic-like isoform X2, translating to MEAFIASASFFLPFSNSPSLTLNNPSSSFSPNIKFGTFRKNYISFSSHLVYSSSAVSAPSSSTTLSQNTYWMVVLDKPPQGVSSKSDIVDYYVEILAKVLGNEKDAQMSIYDASFDTHFGFCCHIDEEASRQLARLPGVLSVRPEAGYSSGNKNYGIGNQTGVSLFDHGTVKHWMVRIDKPGVGIVTKAQMVDHCVQLLSKVLWNEKDAQMCLYHVSWKSKFGFCCDLDETCAEELAGVPGVLAVVPDNKFESLNKDYEGDNSTQEDSRESSESPPVKTKKLFITGLSFYTSEKTLRAAFEGFGELVEVKIIMDKISKRSKGYAFIEYTTEEAASVALKEMNGKIINGWMIVVDVAKTKPFRHKRRETSSEL from the exons ATGGAAGCTTTTATTGCTTCCGCTTCCTTCTTCCTCCCCTTCTCCAACTCTCCTTCACTCACTCTCAATAACCCTTCGTCTTCTTTTTCTCCCAACATAAAGTTTGGAACTTTTCGTAAGAATTATATCTCTTTCTCATCACATCTTGTATACTCCTCCTCTGCAGTATCCGCACCGTCTTCTTCTACTACTCTCTCCCAAAACACCTATTGGATGGTGGTATTGGATAAACCTCCACAAGGGGTTTCTTCAAAATCCGATATTGTAGATTACTATGTCGAGATTCTTGCGAAAGTGCTGGGCAA CGAAAAGGATGCGCAGATGAGTATATATGATGCTTCCTTTGATACCCATTTCGGGTTTTGTTGTCATATCGACGAAGAGGCTTCACGCCAGCTCGCTC GCTTGCCTGGAGTACTATCTGTTAGACCTGAAGCTGGTTACAGTTCAGGGAATAAGAATTATGGCATTGGGAACCAGACTGGTGTTTCCTTGTTTGATCACGGGACAGTGAAACATTGGATGGTCCGGATAGACAAGCCAGGAGTTGGGATTGTTACTAAAGCACAGATGGTTGATCATTGTGTTCAACTACTATCCAAGGTTTTGTGGAA TGAAAAAGATGCACAGATGTGTCTTTATCATGTTTCTTGGAAGTCCAAATTCGGTTTTTGTTGTGATCTCGATGAAACATGCGCCGAGGAGTTAGCTG GTGTACCTGGTGTTCTTGCTGTTGTTCCGGATAACAAGTTCGAGTCACTAAACAAAGACTATGAAG gCGATAATAGTACACAAGAAGATTCAAGAGAAAGTTCAGAGTCTCCTCCTGttaagacgaagaagctgtttaTAACTG GACTGTCTTTCTACACATCTGAGAAGACATTGCGTGCAGCATTTGAAGGATTTGGTGAACTAGTGGAAG TCAAAATCATTATGGATAAGATATCAAAGAGATCAAAAGGTTACGCCTTTATAGAGTACACAACAGAGGAAGCTGCCAGCGTTGCACTAAAAGAGATGAATGGGAAG ATTATTAACGGGTGGATGATAGTAGTAGATGTAGCCAAGACCAAACCTTTCAGACACAAGAGAAGAGAGACGAGTTCTGAGTTGTAG